Proteins co-encoded in one Octopus sinensis linkage group LG6, ASM634580v1, whole genome shotgun sequence genomic window:
- the LOC115213515 gene encoding beta-1,3-galactosyltransferase 1-like isoform X2 has translation MYLKKKTLITICILLYVYWIFHDAFHSPKDHSLTYFNERRETLKNTEIILQSQPKGSKVDKRYYDNPQPYEYDFKNLINEPVLCSQYEKVFLLYTVRTIYSHLDRRKVLRKIFQDIPYDSFSKDIVVKHVFLFANTNNYTTESLIREESRIYRDIIQDDFPESYGNVYLKTLMAWKWSVEFCANVEYVMVLNDELFVDQIKLLPFLHYDLSQADYDNKFAFCYCFGGRELMHNKLKKFRKLGEKMLYQGENYPIYCHGVGYIAHINVINKLYLASLKNKMLMPDDVWNGVLSEKLGIKQNCQNHRVQASKYFGSILKSYWKNPFLVAVCDHDNRPEAAVPCLQGIYKSVSKLRNNSNVHNRLQ, from the exons ATGTACCTTAAAAAAAAGACCTTAATCACAATTTGTATTTTGCTGTATGTATACTGGATATTTCATG ATGCTTTTCATTCACCAAAGGATCATTCTTTGACTTATTTTAATGAAAGAAGAGAAACCTTAAAAAATACAGAGATCATTCTTCAATCACAACCAAAAGGATCAAAAGTTGATAAACGTTACTATGACAACCCGCAGCCATATGAATATGACTTTAAAAATCTCATCAATGAACCAGTTCTTTGCAGTCAATATGAAAAAGTATTCCTTCTTTATACTGTTCGTACAATTTACAGCCATTTGGATCGACGAAAAGTACTAAGAAAAATTTTCCAGGATATTCCATATGATTCTTTCTCAAAAGACATTGTTGTcaaacatgtttttcttttcgccaatacaaataattatacaaCTGAATCGCTCATCCGTGAGGAGAGTAGAATATACAGAGATATTATCCAGGATGATTTCCCAGAATCTTATGGTAATGTCTACTTAAAGACACTTATGGCATGGAAGTGGAGTGTGGAGTTTTGTGCCAATGTGGAATATGTTATGGTATTAAACGATGAACTTTTTGTTGACCAGATCAAACTTCTGCCATTTCTTCACTATGATCTGTCTCAAGCTGATTATGATAATAAATTtgcattttgttattgttttggtggaagagaattaatgcataacaaactaaaaaaattCCGTAAACTCGGTGAGAAAATGTTGTATCAAGGGGAGAACTATCCTATATATTGTCATGGTGTTGGTTACATAGCACATATTAATGTAATCAACAAACTCTATCTGGCATCGTTGAAGAACAAAATGCTCATGCCAGATGATGTTTGGAATGGTGTATTGTCAGAAAAGTTAGGCATCAAACAAAATTGCCAAAACCATCGAGTTCAAGCATCCAAATATTTTGGTTCCATTTTGAAGTCATATTGGAAAAACCCATTCCTTGTGGCGGTATGTGATCATGATAATAGACCAGAAGCAGCAGTACCATGTCTGCAGGGTATATATAAATCAGTTTCCAAACTGAGAAACAACAGTAATGTTCATAATAGGCTtcaataa